The Pirellulimonas nuda genome includes a region encoding these proteins:
- a CDS encoding PSD1 and planctomycete cytochrome C domain-containing protein, whose product MAQPFPHIHRRPPRILAGLVLLVIVRHAAGEAPSPEQVEFFERRIRPVLVEHCYECHASDSVVLQGGLRLDTAVGLQAGGVSGPSIDPANPAASVLLAALRYESLQMPPAGRLPDAVIADFETWVAAGAPDPRTGGAADTEQAPSAANHWAFQRVAPPEPPPTDDRWRRTPIDAFVLARQVDAGVPHAPEASPRDLLRRVAFDLTGLPPTAEEAEQFEADPSDVAYEAAVDSLLASPRFGERWGRHWLDVARYADTKGYVFQEDRNYPNAYRYRDWVIASFNQDLAYDRFLVAQIAADQTDDDSDAAAMGFLTLGRRFLNNSHDIIDDRIDVVTRGTMGLTVACARCHDHKYDPIPTADYYSLYGVFASSEEKPVDNAPNALFDRDKPVEPAVFLRGNPGMRGEPTPRRFLSCLAGDDAAPFAHGSGRREMAEAIANPDNPLTARVWANRVWGWLFGRGLSATASDFGLRGDPPTHPELLDYLADSLTNDGWSTKRLIRRIVLSSTYRQSAVGAPGAAQADPENRLLTRMNRRRLDLEQTRDAVLAVSGRLDLTMEGPSQPIAEQPGTTRRAVYGFVERQNLPAYFRTFDFASPDASSAGRAVTTSPQQALYFLNSPLMLTSASALAERSLDSATSTDDRQRAVRMFRLALGRSPLPAELDALLSFVHDPAAGMPGAGPDWRFGWGRGAAEGDAVDFQELPHFTGDRWQAGDKLPDASLGWVSLQAGGGHPGDPAHPAVRRWVAPAAGRLAIDGELKHPSDQGDGVRGRLVSSRQGVLGEWVATHSQSRTDAQIQVAAGETIDFVTDCRANENSDSFQWGVTLRLDGAGSQRRWDSTSGFRGPTPPPLDCWGRLAQTLLMSNEFLFLD is encoded by the coding sequence CGGTCTGCGCCTCGACACGGCCGTGGGGCTGCAAGCCGGCGGCGTTTCTGGGCCCTCCATCGATCCCGCCAACCCGGCCGCAAGCGTGCTGCTAGCCGCGTTGCGGTACGAATCGCTTCAGATGCCCCCCGCCGGTCGGCTGCCCGACGCGGTGATCGCTGACTTTGAAACCTGGGTCGCCGCCGGGGCGCCCGATCCGCGCACGGGCGGCGCAGCCGACACCGAGCAGGCCCCATCGGCAGCCAACCACTGGGCCTTCCAGCGGGTCGCTCCGCCCGAGCCGCCGCCGACCGACGACCGGTGGCGACGCACGCCTATCGACGCGTTCGTGCTGGCGCGGCAGGTTGATGCGGGCGTGCCCCACGCCCCCGAGGCTTCGCCTCGGGACCTGCTGCGGAGGGTCGCGTTCGACCTGACCGGCCTTCCTCCGACCGCGGAAGAGGCAGAGCAGTTCGAGGCAGACCCCAGCGACGTGGCCTACGAAGCGGCCGTCGACTCGCTGCTGGCCTCGCCGCGGTTCGGCGAACGCTGGGGGCGGCACTGGCTGGACGTGGCGCGCTACGCAGACACCAAGGGCTACGTCTTCCAAGAAGACCGCAACTACCCCAACGCCTACCGCTACCGCGACTGGGTGATCGCCAGTTTCAATCAGGACCTGGCCTACGACCGCTTCCTCGTGGCGCAGATCGCCGCGGATCAGACCGACGACGACTCCGATGCAGCCGCGATGGGGTTCTTGACCCTCGGCCGTAGGTTCCTCAACAACTCGCACGACATCATCGACGATCGCATCGACGTGGTGACGCGTGGCACGATGGGCCTCACGGTGGCCTGCGCCCGCTGCCACGACCACAAGTACGACCCCATCCCTACCGCCGACTACTACTCGTTGTACGGGGTGTTCGCCAGCAGCGAAGAGAAGCCGGTCGACAACGCCCCCAACGCGCTGTTTGACCGCGACAAGCCTGTCGAGCCGGCAGTCTTCTTGCGCGGCAACCCGGGGATGCGCGGCGAGCCCACGCCGCGGCGGTTCCTCTCCTGCCTCGCCGGCGACGACGCGGCCCCGTTCGCGCACGGCAGCGGTCGCCGGGAGATGGCCGAGGCCATCGCCAATCCCGACAACCCGCTGACCGCCCGCGTGTGGGCCAACCGCGTGTGGGGCTGGCTGTTCGGGCGGGGGCTGTCGGCGACCGCCAGCGACTTTGGCCTGCGGGGTGACCCGCCAACGCACCCGGAACTGCTCGACTACTTGGCGGATTCGCTGACCAACGATGGCTGGTCGACCAAGCGGCTGATCCGTCGCATCGTGCTGTCGAGCACCTACCGGCAGAGCGCCGTCGGCGCGCCCGGCGCGGCGCAGGCCGACCCCGAGAACCGCCTGCTAACCCGGATGAACCGCCGCCGGCTCGACCTTGAGCAGACCCGAGACGCGGTGCTGGCGGTGAGCGGCCGCCTCGACTTGACGATGGAGGGCCCTTCGCAGCCGATCGCGGAGCAGCCCGGCACGACGCGTCGCGCCGTGTACGGGTTTGTTGAGCGGCAGAACCTGCCGGCCTATTTCCGCACCTTCGACTTCGCCAGCCCCGACGCGTCGTCCGCCGGTCGCGCGGTCACCACGTCGCCCCAGCAGGCGCTCTACTTCCTGAACAGCCCGCTGATGCTGACCAGCGCCTCGGCGCTGGCCGAGCGGAGCCTCGATTCCGCCACCTCAACCGACGACCGGCAGCGCGCCGTGCGGATGTTCCGTCTCGCCCTGGGCAGGTCGCCTCTGCCGGCGGAGCTCGACGCCTTGCTGTCGTTCGTGCACGACCCGGCCGCCGGCATGCCCGGCGCGGGCCCCGATTGGCGGTTCGGCTGGGGGAGGGGCGCCGCCGAGGGGGACGCAGTCGATTTCCAAGAGCTGCCTCACTTCACGGGCGACCGCTGGCAGGCGGGCGACAAGCTACCCGACGCGTCGCTGGGCTGGGTGTCGCTGCAGGCGGGCGGGGGCCACCCGGGCGACCCCGCGCACCCAGCAGTGCGCCGGTGGGTGGCGCCCGCGGCGGGCCGGCTCGCCATCGACGGTGAGTTGAAGCACCCTTCCGACCAGGGAGACGGCGTCCGCGGGCGGCTGGTCAGCTCTCGGCAGGGGGTGCTCGGAGAGTGGGTCGCCACGCACAGCCAGTCCCGCACCGACGCGCAGATCCAGGTCGCGGCGGGAGAGACCATCGACTTCGTCACCGACTGCCGAGCCAACGAGAACAGCGACTCCTTCCAATGGGGAGTCACGCTGCGGCTCGACGGCGCCGGGTCGCAAAGACGCTGGGACTCGACGTCCGGGTTTCGCGGCCCGACGCCCCCGCCGCTAGACTGCTGGGGCCGGCTCGCCCAGACGCTGTTGATGAGCAACGAGTTCTTGTTCCTCGACTAA
- a CDS encoding DUF1501 domain-containing protein yields the protein MNPHGPDNALLGRREMLTRCGMGLGAMTLGSMLAEPAAAAASPADWLAPRPPQFAARAKHVIHLFMNGGPSHLDTFDPKPALVKYAGKPLEGGAPSTERPTGAPLPSPFKFRRHGESGIEVSELFPNVAKRIDDIAVIRSMYADVPNHEPSLLLMNCGDARQVRPSFGSWVTYGLGAQNQNLPAFVVLCPGGFPIQETQNWQSGFLPGVYQGSYVDPSNASIEQMIEHIRNDAAPAPSQIAQLALIRRLDAHRRAAAGGDPNLESRIQSLELGFRMQSEATDAFDLSGEPQHIRDLYGPGVQGRQMLLARRLVERGVRTVQVWHGAGQPWDSHDDLEIQHRRLAGECDQAIGALLHDLKQRGLLDETLVLWGGEFGRTPTVELPKEGSNAGKINGRDHNHYGFTVWMAGGGVRGGQVYGATDELGFKAVEDRVHVHDLHATMLRLLGFDHTQLTYRHAGRDFRLTDVHGRVIDRLIA from the coding sequence ATGAACCCACACGGCCCCGACAACGCGCTCCTCGGCCGGCGCGAGATGCTCACGCGATGCGGCATGGGGCTGGGGGCGATGACCCTCGGGTCGATGTTGGCCGAGCCTGCCGCTGCCGCCGCGAGCCCGGCAGATTGGCTGGCGCCCAGGCCGCCGCAGTTCGCCGCGCGGGCCAAGCACGTCATCCACTTGTTTATGAACGGCGGGCCGTCGCACCTCGACACGTTCGACCCCAAGCCGGCGCTGGTGAAGTACGCCGGCAAACCGCTCGAAGGGGGCGCGCCGTCGACCGAGCGCCCCACCGGCGCCCCCCTCCCCTCCCCCTTTAAGTTCCGCCGCCACGGGGAGAGCGGCATTGAGGTCAGCGAGCTCTTCCCGAATGTCGCCAAGCGGATCGACGATATCGCCGTCATCCGCTCGATGTACGCCGACGTCCCCAACCACGAGCCTTCGCTGCTGCTGATGAATTGCGGCGACGCACGCCAGGTGCGCCCCAGCTTCGGGTCGTGGGTCACCTACGGGCTCGGCGCCCAGAACCAGAACCTCCCCGCGTTTGTCGTGCTCTGCCCCGGGGGGTTCCCGATCCAGGAAACCCAGAACTGGCAGTCCGGGTTCCTCCCCGGGGTCTACCAAGGGAGCTACGTCGACCCCAGCAACGCGTCGATCGAGCAGATGATCGAGCACATCCGCAACGACGCCGCCCCCGCCCCCAGCCAGATTGCGCAGTTGGCCCTGATCCGCCGGCTCGACGCCCATCGCCGCGCGGCCGCCGGGGGCGACCCCAACCTCGAGTCCCGCATCCAGTCGCTCGAGCTCGGCTTCCGCATGCAGTCCGAAGCGACCGACGCCTTCGACCTCAGCGGCGAGCCCCAGCACATCCGCGACCTGTACGGCCCCGGCGTGCAGGGTCGGCAGATGCTGCTCGCCCGCCGGCTGGTGGAGCGCGGCGTGCGGACCGTGCAGGTGTGGCACGGCGCGGGCCAACCCTGGGACAGCCACGACGACCTGGAGATCCAGCACCGCCGCTTGGCGGGAGAGTGCGACCAGGCCATCGGGGCCTTGCTGCACGACCTCAAACAACGCGGGCTGCTGGACGAAACGCTGGTGCTGTGGGGGGGCGAGTTCGGCCGCACGCCGACGGTCGAGCTCCCCAAGGAGGGCTCGAACGCCGGCAAAATCAACGGACGCGACCACAACCACTACGGCTTCACCGTGTGGATGGCGGGCGGCGGCGTCCGTGGCGGGCAGGTATACGGCGCCACCGACGAGCTCGGCTTCAAGGCGGTCGAAGACCGCGTCCACGTGCACGACCTGCACGCCACCATGCTGAGGCTGCTGGGCTTCGACCACACCCAGCTCACCTACCGGCACGCCGGCCGCGACTTTCGATTGACCGACGTGCATGGCCGGGTGATCGACCGGCTGATCGCTTAG
- a CDS encoding alpha-L-fucosidase — protein sequence MHFRRDCVLTIVALFGTHLSGVHAFAQAPRDPTQPHPLVEPSLAKIDAGIAEGPFRAEWSSLEGYEIPQWYKDAKFGIFIHWGAYSVPAFGSEWYPRQMYIKQERRGDDFFQHHLAVYGPQKTHGYKDFIPQFKAERFDAEAWAKLFKETGARYVIPVAEHHDGFPMYDCSFTRWDATQMGPKRDVIAELSKAVRNEGMKFGVSSHRAFNWMFYVRDESYDNADPQYADLYGRPMPFLYAEDAWDYKKHFTPQDQQFKDDWLARSCELVDKYQPDVFWFDFGITPKQDASYEDNSYAEYLKRFAAYYYNRSSAWPDGVGIINYKFNAFPEGAAVLDKERSKMAAIRKPFWQTDTAVSESSWGYTKNQRYKTPDRLVDDLVDIVSKNGCLLLNVGPRADGVIPEEDQAILRAIGGWLKINGEAIYDTTYWKTYGEGPTSVSTGHVSEAQDKPFTAEDLRFTTRDGVLYVTGLAWPEDNRVTVRSLASGGEYFPEEIASITMLGSDEVLKWTRNAKGLTVQLPKERPSEFAYVLKVAK from the coding sequence ATGCACTTCCGCCGTGACTGCGTCCTAACGATTGTCGCCCTCTTCGGGACCCATCTAAGTGGCGTCCATGCGTTCGCCCAGGCGCCCCGCGACCCGACCCAGCCGCACCCGCTTGTCGAGCCGTCGCTGGCCAAGATCGACGCCGGCATCGCCGAAGGGCCCTTCCGCGCCGAGTGGTCGTCGCTGGAAGGGTACGAGATCCCCCAGTGGTACAAGGACGCCAAGTTCGGCATCTTCATCCACTGGGGCGCCTACAGCGTTCCCGCGTTCGGGAGCGAATGGTACCCGCGCCAGATGTACATCAAGCAAGAAAGACGCGGCGACGACTTCTTCCAGCACCACCTCGCTGTCTACGGTCCGCAGAAGACGCACGGCTACAAGGACTTCATCCCACAGTTCAAGGCCGAGCGTTTCGACGCCGAGGCCTGGGCCAAGCTGTTCAAGGAGACCGGCGCGCGGTACGTCATCCCCGTCGCGGAGCATCACGACGGCTTCCCGATGTACGACTGCTCGTTTACCCGCTGGGACGCTACCCAGATGGGGCCGAAGCGGGACGTCATCGCAGAACTGTCGAAGGCGGTCCGCAACGAAGGGATGAAGTTTGGCGTCAGCAGCCACCGGGCGTTCAACTGGATGTTCTACGTCCGCGACGAGTCGTACGACAACGCGGATCCCCAGTACGCGGACCTGTACGGACGGCCGATGCCGTTCCTGTACGCAGAGGACGCGTGGGACTACAAGAAGCATTTCACCCCTCAAGACCAGCAGTTCAAGGACGACTGGCTGGCCAGATCGTGCGAGCTGGTGGACAAGTACCAGCCGGACGTCTTCTGGTTCGACTTCGGAATCACGCCGAAGCAGGACGCCTCGTACGAAGACAACTCGTACGCCGAGTACCTGAAGCGGTTCGCCGCCTACTACTACAACCGGTCGTCTGCCTGGCCGGACGGCGTCGGGATCATCAACTACAAGTTCAACGCCTTCCCCGAAGGCGCCGCGGTGCTGGACAAGGAGCGTTCCAAGATGGCGGCCATCCGGAAGCCCTTCTGGCAGACCGACACCGCGGTGAGTGAGAGCTCGTGGGGCTACACCAAGAACCAACGCTACAAGACGCCCGACCGGTTGGTGGACGACCTGGTGGACATCGTCAGCAAGAACGGCTGCCTGCTGTTGAACGTGGGGCCCCGCGCCGACGGCGTCATCCCAGAAGAAGATCAGGCGATCCTGCGTGCGATCGGCGGGTGGCTGAAGATCAACGGCGAAGCAATTTACGACACCACCTACTGGAAGACCTACGGCGAGGGGCCGACGTCGGTGTCGACGGGGCACGTGTCCGAGGCCCAGGACAAGCCGTTTACCGCGGAGGACCTGAGGTTCACCACCCGCGACGGCGTCCTCTACGTCACCGGCCTGGCGTGGCCGGAAGACAACCGCGTCACCGTCCGATCGCTGGCCAGCGGAGGCGAGTATTTCCCCGAGGAGATCGCCTCGATCACGATGCTGGGCTCCGACGAAGTGCTCAAGTGGACCCGCAACGCCAAGGGGCTGACGGTCCAGCTCCCGAAAGAGCGGCCCTCGGAGTTCGCGTACGTGCTCAAGGTTGCGAAGTAG
- a CDS encoding FAD-dependent oxidoreductase → MRILAALATVLGSLFLAHPAQSQELVLLETEAFPELGGWLVDQQFMDLMGSPYVLAHGLGEPVPDAVTSTTLPRSGVYRVWVRTRDWVAPWSAPGAPGKFQVVLNGQPLETTFGTEGAQWHWQDGGEVQLSKDVRVVLHDLTGFEGRCDAILLAKDTGYIPPDGGEALAKLRSKHLGWDAAPADGGEYDLVVVGGGIAGTSAAITAARLGVRVALIQDRPVLGGNGSSEVRVWPEGKTNHEPYPRIGDVVAELVRDKGPADGNAKDAAVYDDQRKLDLARAEPNLTLMLEQRVNAASVSPEGRILSVVSQDTRSGKRTRVRGRWFLDSTGDAVLGALVGADYEITQTGHLGASNLWNVDAVEKNEHQLQCLCEDDDPLSLNFTPSDEPAPFPRCPWAVDLSSRPFPGRDGDQAKPDLAKLGGWFWESGFDKDPILDMEEVRDQNLRAMYGAWDTLKNVDQKYPTHRLKWAAFVAGKRESRRLLGDVVLSGEDFRQATPYPDACFPCTWKLDLHLADPKFDQGGSDPFISKAEFGPYTGPYWAPYRCLYSRNVGNLFMAGRNISVNHEALGAVRVMRTCGMMGEAVGMAVALCKQHDCTPRDVYQTHLGDLKRLMQRGAGKAATSTPVEAAGLKPQEADDLDARPVP, encoded by the coding sequence ATGCGAATACTTGCCGCACTAGCGACCGTTTTAGGCTCGCTGTTTCTTGCCCACCCGGCACAGTCGCAAGAATTAGTGCTCCTCGAGACCGAGGCGTTCCCTGAGCTTGGCGGGTGGCTGGTGGACCAGCAGTTCATGGACCTGATGGGCTCGCCCTACGTGCTTGCCCACGGGCTGGGCGAACCGGTTCCCGACGCGGTGACAAGCACCACGTTGCCGCGCTCCGGCGTCTACCGCGTGTGGGTCCGGACCCGCGATTGGGTCGCCCCCTGGAGCGCCCCGGGCGCGCCTGGGAAGTTCCAAGTCGTGCTCAATGGGCAGCCGCTTGAGACGACGTTCGGTACCGAAGGGGCCCAGTGGCATTGGCAGGATGGTGGGGAGGTGCAGTTGAGCAAGGACGTGAGGGTGGTGCTGCACGACCTGACCGGCTTCGAGGGGCGGTGCGACGCGATCTTGTTGGCCAAGGACACGGGTTACATCCCGCCGGATGGCGGCGAGGCGCTCGCCAAGCTCCGCAGCAAGCACCTGGGCTGGGACGCGGCGCCCGCCGATGGCGGGGAGTACGACCTGGTGGTCGTCGGCGGGGGCATTGCCGGCACGAGCGCCGCGATCACCGCGGCCCGATTGGGCGTTCGCGTGGCGCTCATCCAAGATCGGCCCGTCTTGGGGGGCAACGGCAGCAGCGAGGTGCGCGTCTGGCCCGAAGGGAAGACCAACCACGAACCCTACCCGCGTATCGGCGACGTCGTGGCTGAGCTGGTCCGCGACAAGGGCCCGGCCGACGGCAACGCCAAAGACGCCGCTGTCTACGACGACCAGCGGAAGCTCGACCTGGCCCGGGCCGAGCCCAACCTGACGCTGATGCTCGAGCAGCGCGTCAACGCCGCCAGCGTCTCGCCCGAGGGCCGCATCCTATCGGTCGTCTCCCAGGACACGCGATCCGGGAAGCGCACGCGGGTCCGCGGCAGGTGGTTCCTCGACTCCACGGGCGACGCCGTGCTCGGCGCGCTCGTGGGCGCCGACTACGAGATAACCCAGACGGGGCACCTCGGCGCCAGCAATCTCTGGAACGTGGACGCGGTTGAAAAGAACGAGCACCAGCTCCAGTGCCTGTGCGAGGACGACGACCCGCTGTCGCTCAACTTCACCCCCTCGGACGAGCCGGCGCCGTTTCCCCGCTGCCCGTGGGCCGTGGACCTGAGCAGCCGACCCTTCCCGGGACGGGACGGCGACCAAGCGAAGCCCGACCTCGCCAAGCTTGGGGGCTGGTTCTGGGAGAGCGGGTTCGACAAGGACCCGATCCTCGACATGGAAGAGGTCCGCGACCAGAACCTGCGGGCGATGTACGGCGCGTGGGACACGCTCAAGAACGTTGACCAGAAGTACCCCACGCACCGCCTCAAGTGGGCCGCGTTCGTTGCCGGTAAACGAGAGTCGCGTCGGTTGCTGGGCGACGTCGTTCTCTCGGGGGAGGATTTTCGCCAGGCGACCCCCTACCCGGACGCCTGCTTCCCGTGCACCTGGAAGCTGGACCTCCACCTCGCCGACCCCAAGTTTGACCAAGGCGGGTCCGACCCGTTCATCTCGAAGGCCGAGTTCGGCCCCTACACCGGCCCCTACTGGGCGCCCTACCGCTGCCTGTACAGCCGCAACGTCGGCAACCTGTTCATGGCGGGCCGCAATATCAGCGTCAACCATGAAGCCCTGGGAGCGGTGCGCGTGATGCGCACCTGCGGCATGATGGGGGAGGCCGTTGGCATGGCGGTTGCGCTTTGCAAGCAGCACGATTGCACGCCACGCGACGTCTACCAGACGCACCTGGGCGACCTGAAACGCCTCATGCAACGCGGCGCCGGGAAGGCGGCGACGTCTACCCCGGTTGAGGCGGCGGGCCTCAAGCCGCAAGAGGCAGACGATCTCGACGCCCGACCCGTCCCGTAG